The Brachyhypopomus gauderio isolate BG-103 chromosome 1, BGAUD_0.2, whole genome shotgun sequence genome includes a window with the following:
- the rpl29 gene encoding large ribosomal subunit protein eL29: MAKSKNHTTHNQSRKWHRNGIKKPRSNRYESLKGVDPKFLRNMRFAKKHNKKGLKTTAAKQVAK; encoded by the exons ATGGCAAAGTCTAAGAACCACACCACGCACAATCAGT CCCGTAAATGGCACAGAAACGGCATTAAGAAACCTCGGTCCAACCGGTATGAGTCCCTGAAGGGG GTTGATCCAAAGTTCTTGAGGAATATGCgttttgccaagaagcacaacaaAAAGGGGCTGAAGACTACTGCTGCAAAGCAGGTCGCCAAATAG
- the LOC143514380 gene encoding troponin C, slow skeletal and cardiac muscles-like, with amino-acid sequence MFYLRSKVEQLTEDQRSEFKAAFEVFVQDAEDGCISTRELGKVMRMLGQNPTPEELQEIIDEVDEDGSGTVDFDEFLVMMVRCMKDDSKAKCEEELSDLFRMFDKNRDGYIDTEELCAMLTATGEIITEEDVEELMKDGDKNNDGKIDYDEFLEFMKDVE; translated from the exons GTGGAGCAGCTCACTGAAGATCAAAGAAGTG AGTTCAAAGCCGCATTTGAAGTGTTTGTGCAGGACGCAGAGGACGGCTGCATCAGCACCAGGGAGCTGGGCAAGGTGATGAGGATGCTGGGGCAGAACCCAACACCCGAGGAGCTGCAGGAGATCATCGATGAAGTCGACGAGGACG GCAGTGGTACAGTGGACTTTGATGAGTtcttggtgatgatggtgagatGTATGAAGGACGACAGCAAAGCGAAGTGTGAGGAGGAGTTATCTGATCTCTTCAGAATGTTCGATAA AAACAGAGACGGATATATCGACACAGAAGAACTTTGTGCCATGCTCACAGCTACTGGAGAGATCATAACTGAAGAGGACGTAGAAGAACTTATGAAAGATGGAGACAAGAACAATGATGGGAAGATAGATTATGATG aGTTCCTGGAATTCATGAAAGATGTAGAGTAA